The Streptomyces tendae DNA segment CGGCAGCGGGGGCTGCGACACGGGCCGGCCGGACCGCCGGATCGCCGACGCCAGCGGGGGGCGCTGTCTGGACGCGGGGGACGACGTGGGCGCCGCCCTGCACGACGAGATCGCCCGCACGGGAACGGGGGAGGGCTGATGCCGCGACGGTTCGCCGTGCTGCCCGCGCTGCTGCTGCTCCTCGCCGCCTGCACCGGCGGCGGGGACGGGGAACGGCCCCCCGACGCGGCCGTCACCGAGGAGGTGCCCGGCACCATCGTGGTGGCCAGCGGCCGGGACGTCACCGGCACGAACGGCGTGCGGCAGCAGCTCATCGACGCCTGGAACCGGCGCGAGCAGCGGACCGGTTCGCAGTACCGGGCCCGGCTGGTGGAGCTGCCGGGCAGCGCCGACGAGCAGCGCAGCCAGCTGCTGGGCGCCCTGCAGTCCCGCAGCGCCGAGTACGACGTGGTGAACCTGGACGTGACCTGGGTGCCGGAGTTCGCCGAGGCCGGCCTGGTGCGGGCGCTGCCGGACGACGTCGTGGACGAGGACGTCATCGCGTCGGTCGCCGAGACGGCCCGCTGGGACGGGAAGGTCTACGCGGTGCCGTTCAACAGCGACGTCGGCCTGCTCTACTACCGGCGCGACCTGATGCGGCGGGCCGGTGTCGAGGAGCCGTACGTGCCGGAGGGGTTCACCTGGGACCGGCTGCGCGGGCATGTCGAGACCCTGCACGCGAAGCTTCCGGGAGCCTTCGCCAACGGCTGGACCACCCAGCTCGCGGCGTACGAGGGGCGGACGGTCAACGCGGTGGAGGCGTTCGCGTCGGCGGTGCCCGGGCTGGAGCTGGTGGACGGGAAGGGCCGCTACACGGGGGACGTGGAGGAGCTCACCCGGGGGGTGGCGGAGCTGCGCCGCCGCACCGAGCCGGCGTACACGCTGCCGGACGCGGCCGGCTCCGACGAGGCGGCCGCGACCAGCGACTTCGTCAAGGGGCGCACGGTCTTCCTGCGGGCCTGGCCCTCCGCCTACCCGACGCTGTACCAGGTCTTCGGGGACGAGCTCGGGGTGGCCCGGCTGCCCGGGCGGGCGGTGCTCGGCGGGCAGAACCTGGCGGTGTCCCGGACGTCGCAGCGCTCGGGCAAGGCGACCGAGCTGATCCGGTATCTCACCGGGCGGGAGAGCGAACGCTGCCTGCTGGAGGCCGGGTTCGCGGCGACCCGGGACTCCGCCTACGACGGTCTGGTGCGCTGTCCCCCGGCGGTCTCCGCCGTGCCCTCGCCGTCGCCGACGGGGGAGGGCGCCGACGGGGCGCCGCGCCGGGACGGGGGCCGTCCCGGTTTCGCCGACGAGATGCTGAGGGACGCCCTGAGCGAGGCCGTGCACCGGCCGAGGACGCCGCTGTACGGCGCGTTCACCCAGACGTTCATCACGGAACTCGGTCCGCTCTTCGGTGAGGGCCCGCCCGGCGACGAGGAGCTGGCGCGGCGGCTGGACCAGGCGCTGCGCAGGGCCCTGCCCGGCTAGGTGTGCTGTCCGGACAACACACCTACGGCCCGTCCACCAGGCAGTCCCTGGGACCCGTGACGGGTGCCGCCGCCCTAGCGTTCGGCCGCCTCCACCGGCGCGGTGGTGACCTGGTCGGATTCATGGCCGACGGCCTTGGCCGGTCCCACGTTCGCCGCCAGGACCAGCGCCGCGACCGCGGCGAGGGCCGCGACGAGACCTCGGGCGTAACGCTCGGTGGGGCGTGTGCGGTCCAGCACGGCGACCTCGCAACAGCGATGGGTTAAGCGGGTTTAATTCGCGGTTTAACCTAGGGGCTGTCCGAGGCGAACGGCAAGGGGCACTGGGGGAGTTGGCATGGGGGAGCGGGACGAGCCGGGCACCATCGGACGGCGGGTGCAGCGGTTGCGCGTGGCGCGCGGACTGACACAGAAACAGCTGGCCGAGCCGGTGTACACCCCCGCCTACATCTCCACCCTCGAGGCCGGCCGGGTGCGCCCCTCGGACGACGCGCTGCGGCATCTCGCGGAACGGCTGGAGGTCGAGTTCGACGAACTGGCGACCGGGCGCTCGGCGCGGCGGGTGACCGAACTGCGCCTGGGGCTGACCGAGGCGCAGCGCTCGCTCGCGCTCGGTGAGGCGGAGGCCGCGGTGGAGCGGTACACGGCGCTGCTGGCCGAGGCGGACGCCCAGGGGCTGCCCGAGGAACAGGCCGCCGCGCTGCTCGGGCTCGGCGAGTGCGCGCTGGACACCGGCGAACTGGAGTCGGGGCGGCGGTATTTCGAGCGGGCCGAGGAGCGGCTCGCCGAGGCCCCGCTGCCCGCACGGGTGCCGGCGCTGCGCGGCCGTGCCGTCGCGCACTACCTCGCGGGGGAGCTGCGGTACGCGGTCTACCTGCTGGAGACCGCGATCGACGAGCTGAACCGGGGCGGACTGCACGACCCGGACGCACTGCTCCTGCTGTACGCCAGCGTCATCGGGCCGTACATGGACATGGGCGCGCACGCGCGTGCCGCGCAGGCCGCCGAGTTCGCGCTGACGCTCGCCCCGCAGTCGGGTGACCCGGCGCTGGTGGCGCGCATGCACCGGTCAGTGGCCCGCACCCTGCTCGCCGAGGGGCGCCTCGCGGAGGCGGACGCCTCCCTGGCCAAGGCGGCGGAGCTGTACCGGAGGCTACAGCTGCGCACCGAGCTGGCCAACTGCCACTGGATGCGCGGGTACGTGTACGCGCAGAACGGCGACCTTGAGCAGGCCGAGGGGGAGATGCGGGAGGCGCTGCGCATGCTGTCGGCGACCCGCGCGTTCCTGTACAGCAGCCAGCTCACCGTCGAGCTGGCCGACGTGCTGCACCGGCGCGGGCGGTCCGAGGAGGCGGCGGACCTGCTGCGGGACGTGCTCGGCGGGCTCTCCCCCGAGCGGGGCGCGGTGCACGCGGCCGCCGCGCACCGGCTGCTCGGCATCATCGCCGAGGACGCCCGGGACACCGAGCAGGCCGAGGAGCACTACGTCCGCGCGCTCAGCCTGCTGGAACGCGCGGGCGCGGCGGGCGACCTGGCCGACCTGTGCCGCCTCCTGGGCGACCTGCTGCGCCGCACGGGCCGCGTGGAGGCGGCCCTGGACGCGTACCGCACCGGCCTCGGCCACCGCACGGCCCCCGGCACCACCACCCTGGGCCCGGCCCCGGCCCAGCCCCCGGTCTGAGCAGGACTCCGGGCCCGCGGGGACGGGTGGGCTCCGGGCTCCGCCGGTCCGGGAGAGGGGGCCGGACCGGCAGCAACCCCGGTGGGCCGGGACGTGGTGTGTTTCGGGGGCTTCGGGCCGGGTAGTCGGGACGCGTTTCGGCTGATGAGGGGAGGCGGTGCGGCGTGCGGCCCGGGGACGACCCGGGGGGTGGGCAGGACCGGGGTGCCGGTACCGGGGGGTACGCGCGGGCGGTCGGCGCCATCGCCGCGGGACTGCGCGACGCCGAGCCCGCGCAGGTACCCGAACGGCTGTGCGCGGTCGCCGTCGACCTGCTCCCGGTGGACGGCGCGTCCGTGTCGCTGCGCGGCGACAGCATGCCGCTCCAGCTCGCCGCGTCCGGTGCCCGTGCCGCGCGCCTGGCCCAGCTGCAGGCCACCCTGGGTGACGGCCCCTGCCACCACGTCCTGAAGACCGGCGCCCCCGTCCTCGCCCGCGACCTGGCCGACGACGACTGCGCCGACCGCTGGCCGGTCTTCGTGCAGCAGGCACTCGGCACGGGGGTACGCGCCGTGTACGCGCTGCCCCTCGGCTCCACCGCCGTCTGCGTCGGCACCCTCGACCTCTACAGCGGCTCCCCCGGTGTCCTCAGCGCCCACCAGATGCATGTGGCGCTGCTGCTGGCCGGGGTGATGACGGGCGCGCTGATGGACCTGCCGCACGACGCGCGGGACGCCGACAAGGGCTGGCTCAGCGGGCTGGCCGCCGACCACGACCGGGTGCACCAGGCGGTCGGCATGATCATGGCCCAGCTCGGCGTGGGCGCCGACGAGGCCCTCGCCCGGCTGCGCGGTGACGCCTTCGCCCAGGGCGTCACCGTCCTGGAGGCGGCCGTCGACGTCGTCTCCCACCGGCGCCGTTTCGACTCGCGCTGAACCGTCCGGCGACCGGCCGCGCCTTACCGCCTAGGCTGGCTGGTCATGGACACAGCCATTCTCTTCCTCACCTGCGTCGTGATCCTCGGCGTGGCCTCCATCCAGACCCGTCAGGCCAGGTCCGACCGCCGCGTCGCCCGCGTGGAGCGCAAACTCGACCAGGTCATGCGGCACTTGGGCCTGGACGAGGAAATGCCGCGCGAGGACGAGATCCGCGCCCTCGTGCGCGACGGCAAGCAGGTGCAGGCGATCAGGCTGTACCGCGAGGCCACGGGCGCGGACCTGGTGGAGGCCAAGCAGGCCGTCGACCGCCTGAGCTGATCCCTCACGACAGCGACCGACGAAGACTCCCGGCCGTCCGCGTCAGACCCGCAGCCGCCCCTGCCGTGCGACCTCCGCCAGCCGGTCCGCGCCCAGTTGGGCCATCGCCTGGGTGATCTCGGGCCGCACCGCGCCGAGTCCGCCGTTGGTGAGGGTGATCGTGTCCTCACCGACGCGGATCGCCGCGAGGTCCACCGTGAGGCGGGCCGGGGCGCCGTCCGGGGTCTCCCCCGTCATCGTCACCCGCAGGGCGGCCCGGGCGTCACCGGCCTGGTCCGGCAGGGGCAGCTCCGTCACCTCGACGGTCTGCGCGCCGGACCGGACGGTCGTCGCCCGGAAGCTTCCGCACTTCTCCGGCAGCGCGGCGAGCCAGGCCAGTTCGCGCTCGGCATCGTCCGGCCGGCGGGGGCCGATCTGCTCGCGCAGTTGTGCGTCGTCCTCGGTGTCGTCCAGCGTCACCGAGGCGCTGGGACCCGCCGCGGCACCGAACGGCTCCTCCGTGTAGAGGACTTCCAGCAGACGGCCGCAGTCGGCGTCGTCCGTGGTCGCCTTGAGCATGCCGTCGCGCCACAGCGCCGCGCCCCGGCCGGCCGTCCACGGCGGGCCGAGGTCCGCCTCGGTGATCAGCGCCGCCTTCAGCTGGTCCTCGTTCAGCACGGGGGTGGTCCGCCCGGTGCCGGTCACCGCGGACGGCGTCGGCGCCGACGGTGTGGGCGACGGTTCGGCCGGGGGCTCGGACACGCCCTGGGGCAGAGCGCGCGGGACGTCCCGGTCGTGGCCGACGCAGGCCGCCGTGATCAGCAGGGCGGTCACCGACAGGGCGGAGGCGAGGAGGGTGCGGGCGGTGGCCGGGGCACGGGTCATCGGGATGCCTCCTGGGGGAGCCGGGCCGTCCACGGGCGGACGTGCTCCTACGGCACCACCGGGACAGGCCCCCCACCAGCGAGGCGAGCCGTCCGGGTGAGCACGACCGCGGTCCCGCCGGAGCGGTAAACCGGGTGCGGTCACGGCCCGCCCGCTGCTAGCGTCCGCCTCATGCAGCGTGCCCACGTGTCCCTCACGACGACGCCGGAGAGTGTCCCGGCGCGCTGACAGCTGACCACTGACGAAGCCCCGGGGCGAGTGCCCCGGGGCTTCGTCGCGCGTGGTGCTCGCCTCCCGACCTGAGGAGGGCGCCGTGCGCGACCACCGACGCCTCGGCCGTGAACTCGGCCTGTTCGACACCGACCCGCTGATGGGCGCGGGCCTGCCCTACTGGCTCCCGGACGGCGCCGTCGTGCGCCACACCCTGGAGGAGTACGTCCGCGAGGCGGAACGCGCGGCCGGCTACCGGCACGTCTGCTCACCGGTGCTGGGCAAACGCGAGCTGTACGAGATCTCCGGCCACTGGGACCACTACCGCGACGACATGTTCCCGCCGATGGAGCTGGGCGCGGAGCAGATGCTGCTGCGCCCCAGCCTCTGCCCCCACCACGCCCTGATCTACCGCTCCCGCGCCCGCAGCTACCGCGAACTGCCGCTGCGCCTGGCCGAGCTGGGCGGGATGTACCGCTCCGAGCCGTCCGGCGTCCTCGGCGGACTGACCCGGGTACGGGCCATCCAGCTCAACGACGCGCACATCTTCTGCACCCCCGGCCAGGCCGCCGAGGAGGCCGCAGGCGCCCTCGCGCTGATCTCCCGCGCCTACACCGACCTGGGCATCCGCGCCTCCCGGCACCGGCTCTCGCTGCCGGGCGGCGGGGGGAAGTACGTCGCCGACCCGGCCCTGTGGCGGCGGGCCACCGCCCTGCTGCGCGAGGTGCTGGACGCGTCCGGCGTGGAGTACGAGGCCGTCGAGGGCGAGGCGGCCTTCTACGGCCCGAAGATCGACGTGCAGATCACCGACCCGGCGGGCCGCGAGTCCACCCTGTCCACCGTGCAGATCGATTTCCACCAGCCGGAGAGGTTCGGCCTGCGCCACATCGGCCCGGACGGCGCCCGGCACCGTCCGGTCATGGTGCACCGCAGCGTCATCGGCAGCGTGGAACGCGCCGTCGCCCATCTGCTGGAGGAGCACGGCGGCGCCTTCCCGCCGTGGCTGGCTCCGGTGCAGCTGGTGGTGCTGCCGGTGGGCGAGGACCAGGAGGAGCACGCCCACGCCGTCGTACGGCAGGCCGCGGAACTCGGTCTGCGGGCGGAGGTCGCCGGTCCCCGGGAGGGCAGCCTCGGCGCCCGGATCCGGCGGGCCCGGCTGGTGCCGTACCAGGCGGTGCTCGGGGCGTGGGAGGCCGAGGACGGTCTGCTCGCCCTGCGCCTGCGGGACGGGCGGCGGCCCGGCGTGCTGCCGGTGGCGGACGTCCTGGGGCGGATCGGGGCGCGGGTGCGCGGACGGGGGGCCGCGCTCTGGGAGCCCGCGTAAGGTCGACGGGCAGCCCGCCCTCGAGAGGAGCCCCTCGTGAGCAACGGCCGGCCCGTCCCGGTGATCATCGACTGCGACACCGGGGTCGACGACGCCCTCGCCCTGCTGTTCGCCGTGCGCCACCCCGGGATCGACCTGCGGGCCGTCACCTGCGTGGCCGGGAACACGGACGTGGACGGCGTCGTGCGCAACACGCTGACCGTGCTGGAGCGGGCGGGCGGGCCGGACGTCCCGGTGGCGCGGGGCGCCGAGCGCCCGCTGATCGAGGCGCCGCGCTCCGCCCGCCACGTCCACGGCGACGACGGCATGGGTGACCTGGGCCTGCCCGCCCCGAGCCGGGTCCCGGCCGGCGTGGACGCGGTGACACTGCTGCGGCGCGAGATCCTCGCCTCGCCGCGTCCGGTCACCCTCGTGCCCACCGCGCCGCTCACCAACATCGCCCTGCTGCTGCGGACCCACCCCGAGGTCACCCGCAACATCGCGCGGATCGTGTTCATGGGCGGCGCGGCGGCCCTGGGGAACGCCACCCCGGTGGCCGAGTTCAACGTCTGGCACGACCCGGAGGCCGCCGCGATCATGCTCACCGCGGGGGTGCCGATCACCATGTACGGGCTGGACGTGTTCACCCGGGTCGTCGTCCCCGGCGCCGACGTGCGGCGGCTGCGCGCCAGTGCCGAACCCGGGGCGCGGCTGGCCGGTGACCTGCTCGCGCACCGCCCCGCCCACCCGGGCAGCCGCCCGGACGACCCGGCCGAGGACTCCGGCGGTCTCGGGGACGCGGGCGCGCTGTGCGCGGTGGCCGACCCCGAGGGGCTGACCACCCACCGCCTGCCGGTCGAGGTGTCCCTCGCGCCTGGCCCGGCGCGCGGCCAGACCGTCGTCGACCGGCGCCCGCGCCCCGGCGAGTCCGAGCTGCACGAAGGCACCCGCGAGCAGCCGCTGGTGGACGTCGGCCTGGACGTGGATGTCGAGCGTTACGTGAAGCTGTACCTCACCACGGTCGAACATCCTGTGCCGTAGTCGGACGCCCGTTCGACCCGTGTGCGCCGGGCGAACGTGTGGTCCGCCACACCCGGGGGGAATGGCACCCCGATACCGGTGCGTTCACTTTTACGGTGTTCTGGTCAGTTTCTCCACAGGTACCCGCACACCCAGAGGAGACCCCGCGTGACCGACCGTCCCACCGCGCCCGAGCCCCGGCCGCCGCACCCCGCTCCCGACGCCACGCCCGACCTCTCCTCCCGTGACCCCGACTGGTGGCGGCAGGCCGTCGTCTACCAGATCTACCCCCGCAGCTTCGCCGACGCCGACGGTGACGGCCTCGGTGACCTGCGCGGCATCACCCGCCGCCTGACGCACCTCGCGGCGCTGGGCGTGGACGCCCTGTGGCTGAGCCCCTTCTACCCGTCCGAGCTGGCCGACGGCGGCTACGACGTCGCCGACCCGCGTGACGTCGACCCGCGCCTCGGCACCCTCGACGACTTCGACGCGCTGGTCGGCGAGGCCCACCGGCTGGGCCTGAAGGTGATCGTCGACATCGTCCCGAACCACACCTCCCACCAGCACGTCTGGTTCCAGGAGGCGCTGCGCGCCGGACCCGGCTCCCCGGCCCGCGACCGGTACGTCTTCCGGGACGGCCGGGGTGAGCACGGCGAGCTGCCGCCCACCGACTGGCAGTCCGTCTTCGGCGGCAGCGCCTGGCAGCGGGTGCCCGACGGGCAGTGGTACCTGCACCTGTTCGCGGCCGAGCAGCCCGACCTCAACTGGGACCACCAGGACGTCCGCGAGGACTTCCGCACCACCTTGCGCTTCTGGTCCGACCGGGGCGTGGACGGCTTCCGCATCGACGTGGCGCACGCCCTCACCAAGGACCTCGAGGAGCCGCTGCGCGACCTCGGCGACCACGCGGCGGGCGGCGAGGCCGCCCTCGCGGACTTCGCGCCCGGCACGCACCCCTTCTACGACCGCGACGAGGTGCACGAGATCTACCGTGACTGGCGGAAGATCTTCGACACGTACACCCCGCCGCGCACGGCCGTCGCCGAGGCGTGGGTGCCCGGCGCCCGGCGGGCCCTGTACGCCCGCCCGGACGAGCTCGGCCAGGCTTTCAACTTCGAGTACCTCGAGGCCGCGTGGGACGCGGACGAGCTGCGCCAGGTGATCACCGAGTCGCTGGCAACCGCGCAGGCGGCCGGCGCCTCGGCGACCTGGGTGCTGTCCAACCACGACGTGGTCCGGCACGCCTCCCGCCTGATGCTGCCGCCGGGCACGGACGAGAACGCCTGGCTGCTGTCCGGCGGCCACGCCCCCGCCGTCGACCTGGAGGCGGGACTGCGCCGGGCCCGCGCCGCCACCCTGCTGATGCTGGCGCTGCCCGGCTCGGCGTACGTCTACCAGGGCGAGGAACTCGGCCTGCCCGAGGTCGCCGACCTGCCCACGGAGGTGCTCCAGGACCCGATCTGGGAACAGACCGGCCGCGTCCGCAAGGGCCGCGACGGCTGCCGGGTCCCGCTGCCGTGGACGACGACCGGCCCGTCGTACGGCTTCGGCGCGGGCGGTGCCTGGCTGCCGCAGCCGGCGTCCTTCGCGGAGTACGCGGTGGAGGCGCAGGACGGCGTGGCGGGCTCGACCCTGGAGCTCTACCGCACGGCCCTGCGGCTGCGGCGCAAGCTGCTCGACGGCGAGACGCTGACCTGGACGGAGGGCACTCCGGCGGGGGTGCTCCAGTTCGACCGCGGCGACGGCTGGCGCTGCGTGACGAACCTGTCCGCCGAGCCGGTCTCCCTTCCGGCCGGCGAGGTCGTCCTCACCAGCGCCCCCTTGCGGGACGGCCGTCTGGCCCCGGACACCACGGCCTGGCTGACCCGCTGACGCGCCCCTGAAAACCGGAAGCGCGCCGCTCCCGCCCGTGTGGGCGGGAGCGGCGCGCTTCCGGTGCCGCCGCATCTCGTGGACGGGATCGGTGGACGCCACCCGGACGGGGGTCCAGGGCGGGCGGGATGGGGCGACCGCCGTCAGAGTCGGCCGCAGGTGTCCGTGCCGGCCGTACAGGGAGCCCGTCCACGATGAACAGGTCCAGCAAGACAGCGGCCGCCGTGCTGACGGCGGCCGGACTTCTCGCGGGCGCGTGGCTGCCCGCCGGTGCGGCGTCCGCCGCCGACGGCCCGGCGCCGTCCGCGGGTGACCGGGTGCTGTGGAGCGCCGTGACCATCCCGCCCGGCCGGGACGGCATCGTCGAGGCCGGGGGACTGCCGGGTCCGGCCCTCGGTGCCGACTCCACCCTCACCCTGACCGCTCCGGACGGGGCCCGGGTCACCGGTGCCCCCCTTTCCGCGGCCGGTTACCGGGGCGCGGTCGCCGCCGACGGCCGCAGCGCCGCGTACACGGCCACCTCGGCGGAGCAGCCGTGGCGTACCGGGACCTTCCCCTTCGTGCTGGCGGTGCCCGTGGACGCGGAGCCGGGGACCCGGCTGAAGGGCTGCGTGCTGCGGCTCGCGGACGCGCGGGGCGTCGCGCGGGCGACCGGCGGATGCCAGGTGACGGTGGGGCTGGCGTCGCCGGTCCTGTCCCGCCCCGAGTCCGGCGTTCCGCTGGGCGCCCGCCCGGCCGCCGCGGGCACGGCACACCCGGGTGCGCGGATCACCGTGTCCGACCAGGACGGGAACGAGGTGTGCACGGACACGGCGGGCCCCGACGGCCTGTGGAGCTGCGCCCCCGCCCGTGCTCTTCCGGACGGCCCGAACCGGCTCCAGGCCAAGGCCACCCTGAACGGCGTCAGCGCGACGAGCGAACAGATCCAGATCAGCGTCGGCTCCCCCACCCCGGAGTCCGCCCCGGCCCTGGCGGTCCCGCCCCGCTGACCGGGCCCCTCGGGGGCGCGGGGAACTGCGCGAAGGGGATCCGGGGGCGGGGCCCCGGATACGGTGGGCCCGCCCCACGGCTACGCGTCCTGTGTGGCGGGGGCACGTCGGACCGGCAGGTCAGACATGACCCGGGCCGCCGCTGCCGAAGGCCCCGCTCGAGCCGGGCAGCCAGCGCTTGCGCTGCTGGTCCCTTCCCGTCCTGGTACTGGCGTGGTGGAGCTCGTACGGCATCAGCCGTGAGCCACTCCTGGGCGTGAGCGGTATCTCGTCCGGCTCCCGCATCTCCCGCATCTCACGGATCGCACCGCCCTCCGGCAGCCTTGGCTGGTCCTCGGGGTTGGGGCGCGGCGACTCCTGGTCCATGTACCGCATTCCGGCACGTACGGCCCAGACCAGGGCGCCCGCCACGATGATGCCGCCGACGAAGGCCGCGGCCACGGCCCACTGGTGGTCACTGGCGGCCAGTTGTACAAGCGTTGCCGTGTTCATGTTTCCGAGTATGGCCCAGGAAATGTGATAAAGCTCCCGCTATGTCCGAATCGGTGCCGCCCCTCGTTCGGCCCGTCCCGAGGGGCGGCGGCCCGCCCGGGGTGGCAGTCTGCGGCCAGAGGGAAGGCCGGGACGGGCCGTCGCGTCCCCACGTGTGCAGCTCGGGGCCCGGCCCCGGCCTTCCCGTCTCTACGCCGACGTCCCGGCGACCCGCTCCCCGGCAGCCCCGACGGTCCGGTCGCCGCCCGCCCCGCCGTCCGTCCGCGGCGGCTCGCGGAACAGCCGCCCCGGCCACCAGAACCAGCGTCCGAGGTCCAGCGCGAGGGCCGGCACCAGGACCGTGCGCACGAGGAACGTGTCCAGCAGGACGCCGATCCCCACCAGCACCCCCATCTGCGCCAGGGTCACCAGCGGCAGCCCGGCGAACACCGCGAAGGTGGCCGCCAGCACCACACCGGCCGAGGTGATCACTCCTCCGGTGCTGGTCAGGCCCTCCAGGACACCGCGCGACCAGCCGAGGCGCGCGGTCTCCTCCCGCACCCGGTGCATGAGGAAGATGTTGTAGTCGATGCCCAGGGCGACCAGGAAGACGAAGCCCATGAGCGGGATCGACCAGTCGACGCCCGCGTAGCCGAGGACGTGCTCGAAGAGGAGGTTCGAGGCGCCGAGCGCCGCGAGGTAGGACAGCACCACGGTGGCCAGCAGCAGCACCGGCGCGACCAGCGCCCGCAGCAGCCCGACGAGCACCGCCAGGACGACCAGCAGCACCACGGGCACCACGGTCGTCAGGTCCCGGTCCGCTGCCCGCGCGGTGTCCAGGCTCTCCGCGGTGGTCCCGCCGACCAGGGCGTCCGCGCCGTCCACCGCGTGCACGGCGGTGCGCAGGGCGTCGACCGTGTCCTTGGCGGCCTCGCTGTCCGGGGCGTCCTCCAGCACCACCGACAGGGTGGTGAGGGAGCCGTCGGGCGTGCGGTCGCCGCCCGGTTCGACGCGGGCCACCCCGCTGACCCCGGACGCGGCCGCCCGCACCTCGCCGGCGGCCGGGGTACGGGCGACGATCCGCGCCGGGTCGGAGGCGCCCGACGGGAAGTGCTCGGAGATCCGCTCCTGGGCGACGACCGACTCGGGCTTGTCCTGGAAGATCTCCGCCTGGGTGAGTCCGAGGGAGATCCCGGCGGTGCTCAGCGCGAGCACTCCGGTGACCGCCACCGACATCAGCCACGACCAGCGCGGGCGCCGCGCCACCACGGCCCCGATGCGGGACCACACCGTGCGCTCCTTGCGCGCGGGCGTGCCGAAGCGGGGGACGAACGGCCAGAACACCCAGCGCCCGGCGAGGACGAGCAGGGCGGGCAGGACCGTGACCATGGCGAGGAACGCGCACACCACACCGACCGCGCCGACCAGGCCCAGCGAGCGCGAGGAGTTGATGTCGGCCAGCGCCAGGCAGGCGAGGCCCACGGCGATGGTGCCGGCCGAGGCGAGCACCGCGGGCCCGGAGCGTGTCAGGGCGATCCGCATCGCCGCGTGCCGGTCCTCGTGGGCGTGCAGTTCCTCCCGGTAGCGGGCGATGAGCAGCAGGGCGTAGTCGGTGCCGACGCCGAAGACCAGCA contains these protein-coding regions:
- a CDS encoding carboxypeptidase regulatory-like domain-containing protein; its protein translation is MNRSSKTAAAVLTAAGLLAGAWLPAGAASAADGPAPSAGDRVLWSAVTIPPGRDGIVEAGGLPGPALGADSTLTLTAPDGARVTGAPLSAAGYRGAVAADGRSAAYTATSAEQPWRTGTFPFVLAVPVDAEPGTRLKGCVLRLADARGVARATGGCQVTVGLASPVLSRPESGVPLGARPAAAGTAHPGARITVSDQDGNEVCTDTAGPDGLWSCAPARALPDGPNRLQAKATLNGVSATSEQIQISVGSPTPESAPALAVPPR
- the thrS gene encoding threonine--tRNA ligase, which encodes MLASRPEEGAVRDHRRLGRELGLFDTDPLMGAGLPYWLPDGAVVRHTLEEYVREAERAAGYRHVCSPVLGKRELYEISGHWDHYRDDMFPPMELGAEQMLLRPSLCPHHALIYRSRARSYRELPLRLAELGGMYRSEPSGVLGGLTRVRAIQLNDAHIFCTPGQAAEEAAGALALISRAYTDLGIRASRHRLSLPGGGGKYVADPALWRRATALLREVLDASGVEYEAVEGEAAFYGPKIDVQITDPAGRESTLSTVQIDFHQPERFGLRHIGPDGARHRPVMVHRSVIGSVERAVAHLLEEHGGAFPPWLAPVQLVVLPVGEDQEEHAHAVVRQAAELGLRAEVAGPREGSLGARIRRARLVPYQAVLGAWEAEDGLLALRLRDGRRPGVLPVADVLGRIGARVRGRGAALWEPA
- a CDS encoding helix-turn-helix domain-containing protein — its product is MGERDEPGTIGRRVQRLRVARGLTQKQLAEPVYTPAYISTLEAGRVRPSDDALRHLAERLEVEFDELATGRSARRVTELRLGLTEAQRSLALGEAEAAVERYTALLAEADAQGLPEEQAAALLGLGECALDTGELESGRRYFERAEERLAEAPLPARVPALRGRAVAHYLAGELRYAVYLLETAIDELNRGGLHDPDALLLLYASVIGPYMDMGAHARAAQAAEFALTLAPQSGDPALVARMHRSVARTLLAEGRLAEADASLAKAAELYRRLQLRTELANCHWMRGYVYAQNGDLEQAEGEMREALRMLSATRAFLYSSQLTVELADVLHRRGRSEEAADLLRDVLGGLSPERGAVHAAAAHRLLGIIAEDARDTEQAEEHYVRALSLLERAGAAGDLADLCRLLGDLLRRTGRVEAALDAYRTGLGHRTAPGTTTLGPAPAQPPV
- a CDS encoding extracellular solute-binding protein encodes the protein MPRRFAVLPALLLLLAACTGGGDGERPPDAAVTEEVPGTIVVASGRDVTGTNGVRQQLIDAWNRREQRTGSQYRARLVELPGSADEQRSQLLGALQSRSAEYDVVNLDVTWVPEFAEAGLVRALPDDVVDEDVIASVAETARWDGKVYAVPFNSDVGLLYYRRDLMRRAGVEEPYVPEGFTWDRLRGHVETLHAKLPGAFANGWTTQLAAYEGRTVNAVEAFASAVPGLELVDGKGRYTGDVEELTRGVAELRRRTEPAYTLPDAAGSDEAAATSDFVKGRTVFLRAWPSAYPTLYQVFGDELGVARLPGRAVLGGQNLAVSRTSQRSGKATELIRYLTGRESERCLLEAGFAATRDSAYDGLVRCPPAVSAVPSPSPTGEGADGAPRRDGGRPGFADEMLRDALSEAVHRPRTPLYGAFTQTFITELGPLFGEGPPGDEELARRLDQALRRALPG
- a CDS encoding glycoside hydrolase family 13 protein — its product is MTDRPTAPEPRPPHPAPDATPDLSSRDPDWWRQAVVYQIYPRSFADADGDGLGDLRGITRRLTHLAALGVDALWLSPFYPSELADGGYDVADPRDVDPRLGTLDDFDALVGEAHRLGLKVIVDIVPNHTSHQHVWFQEALRAGPGSPARDRYVFRDGRGEHGELPPTDWQSVFGGSAWQRVPDGQWYLHLFAAEQPDLNWDHQDVREDFRTTLRFWSDRGVDGFRIDVAHALTKDLEEPLRDLGDHAAGGEAALADFAPGTHPFYDRDEVHEIYRDWRKIFDTYTPPRTAVAEAWVPGARRALYARPDELGQAFNFEYLEAAWDADELRQVITESLATAQAAGASATWVLSNHDVVRHASRLMLPPGTDENAWLLSGGHAPAVDLEAGLRRARAATLLMLALPGSAYVYQGEELGLPEVADLPTEVLQDPIWEQTGRVRKGRDGCRVPLPWTTTGPSYGFGAGGAWLPQPASFAEYAVEAQDGVAGSTLELYRTALRLRRKLLDGETLTWTEGTPAGVLQFDRGDGWRCVTNLSAEPVSLPAGEVVLTSAPLRDGRLAPDTTAWLTR
- a CDS encoding GAF and ANTAR domain-containing protein, which codes for MRPGDDPGGGQDRGAGTGGYARAVGAIAAGLRDAEPAQVPERLCAVAVDLLPVDGASVSLRGDSMPLQLAASGARAARLAQLQATLGDGPCHHVLKTGAPVLARDLADDDCADRWPVFVQQALGTGVRAVYALPLGSTAVCVGTLDLYSGSPGVLSAHQMHVALLLAGVMTGALMDLPHDARDADKGWLSGLAADHDRVHQAVGMIMAQLGVGADEALARLRGDAFAQGVTVLEAAVDVVSHRRRFDSR
- a CDS encoding nucleoside hydrolase codes for the protein MSNGRPVPVIIDCDTGVDDALALLFAVRHPGIDLRAVTCVAGNTDVDGVVRNTLTVLERAGGPDVPVARGAERPLIEAPRSARHVHGDDGMGDLGLPAPSRVPAGVDAVTLLRREILASPRPVTLVPTAPLTNIALLLRTHPEVTRNIARIVFMGGAAALGNATPVAEFNVWHDPEAAAIMLTAGVPITMYGLDVFTRVVVPGADVRRLRASAEPGARLAGDLLAHRPAHPGSRPDDPAEDSGGLGDAGALCAVADPEGLTTHRLPVEVSLAPGPARGQTVVDRRPRPGESELHEGTREQPLVDVGLDVDVERYVKLYLTTVEHPVP